In Phalacrocorax aristotelis chromosome 6, bGulAri2.1, whole genome shotgun sequence, one DNA window encodes the following:
- the WNT5A gene encoding protein Wnt-5a isoform X2 produces MASQYLIVALAIFSSFTQVVIEASSWWSLGMNPMNPMNPVQMSEVYIIGAQPLCSQLAGLSQGQKKLCQLYQDHMQFIGEGAKTGIKECQYQFRHRRWNCSTVDNNSVFGRVMQIGSRETAFTYAVSAAGVVNAMSRACREGELSSCGCSRAARPKDLPRDWLWGGCGDNIEYGYRFAKEFVDARERERVYQRGSYESARILMNLHNNEAGRRTVYNLADVACKCHGVSGSCSLKTCWLQLADFRKVGDALKEKYDSAAAMKLNSRGKLVQVNSRFNAPTIHDLVYIDPSPDYCVRNESTGSLGTQGRLCNKTSEGMDGCELMCCGRGYDQFKTVQRERCHCKFHWCCYVKCKLCTEIVDQFVCK; encoded by the exons ATGGCTTCTCAGTACCTCATAGTGGCTCTGgccattttctcctcttttacCCAAGTTGTAATAGAAGCCAGCTCGTGGTG GTCTTTAGGCATGAACCCTATGAACCCCATGAACCCTGTTCAGATGTCAGAGGTATACATCATAGGAGCCCAGCCACTATGTAGCCAGCTAGCAGGGCTTTCCCAAGGACAGAAGAAACTCTGCCAATTGTATCAGGACCATATGCAGTTCATTGGAGAGGGTGCAAAGACGGGCATTAAGGAATGCCAGTACCAGTTCAGACATAGAAGGTGGAATTGCAGCACTGTGGACAACAACTCTGTTTTTGGCAGAGTCATGCAGATAG GCAGCCGGGAGACAGCGTTCACCTATGCGGTGAGTGCGGCTGGGGTGGTCAACGCCATGAGCCGTGCTTGCCGGGAGGGCGAGCTCTCCTCCTGTGGCTGCAGCCGAGCAGCACGGCCCAAGGACTTACCCCGGGACTGGCTTTGGGGTGGCTGCGGAGATAACATCGAATATGGATATCGCTTCGCCAAGGAGTTCGTTGATGCCCGGGAGCGCGAGAGAGTTTACCAGAGAGGGTCCTATGAGAGCGCCCGCATCCTGATGAACCTGCACAACAATGAGGCCGGGAGAAGA ACTGTGTACAACCTAGCTGATGTGGCCTGTAAGTGCCACGGTGTCTCTGGTTCCTGTAGCCTGAAGACCTGTTGGCTGCAGCTTGCCGATTTCCGCAAGGTAGGCGATGCCCTGAAGGAGAAATATGATAGCGCTGCTGCCATGAAACTCAACAGCCGGGGCAAGCTGGTGCAAGTGAACAGCCGCTTCAACGCACCCACCATCCATGACCTGGTCTACATCGATCCCAGCCCTGACTATTGTGTGCGCAATGAGAGCACTGGGTCCCTGGGCACCCAGGGCCGCCTTTGCAATAAGACCTCGGAGGGCATGGACGGCTGTGAACTCATGTGCTGTGGCCGGGGGTATGACCAGTTCAAGACGGTGCAGCGAGAGCGCTGCCACTGCAAGTTCCACTGGTGCTGCTATGTGAAGTGCAAGTTGTGCACAGAGATTGTGGACCAATTTGTGTGCAAATAG
- the WNT5A gene encoding protein Wnt-5a isoform X1, which produces MEKSTAVLIQGGALGTVGSTMASQYLIVALAIFSSFTQVVIEASSWWSLGMNPMNPMNPVQMSEVYIIGAQPLCSQLAGLSQGQKKLCQLYQDHMQFIGEGAKTGIKECQYQFRHRRWNCSTVDNNSVFGRVMQIGSRETAFTYAVSAAGVVNAMSRACREGELSSCGCSRAARPKDLPRDWLWGGCGDNIEYGYRFAKEFVDARERERVYQRGSYESARILMNLHNNEAGRRTVYNLADVACKCHGVSGSCSLKTCWLQLADFRKVGDALKEKYDSAAAMKLNSRGKLVQVNSRFNAPTIHDLVYIDPSPDYCVRNESTGSLGTQGRLCNKTSEGMDGCELMCCGRGYDQFKTVQRERCHCKFHWCCYVKCKLCTEIVDQFVCK; this is translated from the exons AAATCTACTGCAGTATTAATCCAAGGAGGTGCTTTGGGGACAGTTGGCAGCACAATGGCTTCTCAGTACCTCATAGTGGCTCTGgccattttctcctcttttacCCAAGTTGTAATAGAAGCCAGCTCGTGGTG GTCTTTAGGCATGAACCCTATGAACCCCATGAACCCTGTTCAGATGTCAGAGGTATACATCATAGGAGCCCAGCCACTATGTAGCCAGCTAGCAGGGCTTTCCCAAGGACAGAAGAAACTCTGCCAATTGTATCAGGACCATATGCAGTTCATTGGAGAGGGTGCAAAGACGGGCATTAAGGAATGCCAGTACCAGTTCAGACATAGAAGGTGGAATTGCAGCACTGTGGACAACAACTCTGTTTTTGGCAGAGTCATGCAGATAG GCAGCCGGGAGACAGCGTTCACCTATGCGGTGAGTGCGGCTGGGGTGGTCAACGCCATGAGCCGTGCTTGCCGGGAGGGCGAGCTCTCCTCCTGTGGCTGCAGCCGAGCAGCACGGCCCAAGGACTTACCCCGGGACTGGCTTTGGGGTGGCTGCGGAGATAACATCGAATATGGATATCGCTTCGCCAAGGAGTTCGTTGATGCCCGGGAGCGCGAGAGAGTTTACCAGAGAGGGTCCTATGAGAGCGCCCGCATCCTGATGAACCTGCACAACAATGAGGCCGGGAGAAGA ACTGTGTACAACCTAGCTGATGTGGCCTGTAAGTGCCACGGTGTCTCTGGTTCCTGTAGCCTGAAGACCTGTTGGCTGCAGCTTGCCGATTTCCGCAAGGTAGGCGATGCCCTGAAGGAGAAATATGATAGCGCTGCTGCCATGAAACTCAACAGCCGGGGCAAGCTGGTGCAAGTGAACAGCCGCTTCAACGCACCCACCATCCATGACCTGGTCTACATCGATCCCAGCCCTGACTATTGTGTGCGCAATGAGAGCACTGGGTCCCTGGGCACCCAGGGCCGCCTTTGCAATAAGACCTCGGAGGGCATGGACGGCTGTGAACTCATGTGCTGTGGCCGGGGGTATGACCAGTTCAAGACGGTGCAGCGAGAGCGCTGCCACTGCAAGTTCCACTGGTGCTGCTATGTGAAGTGCAAGTTGTGCACAGAGATTGTGGACCAATTTGTGTGCAAATAG